From the Rhea pennata isolate bPtePen1 chromosome 1, bPtePen1.pri, whole genome shotgun sequence genome, the window cTGTGTATATATCAGTTTTGAGATTCTGTAAGCATAATTCTGAACCCATAGGATATACAAAAATTAACAGTTGTTGAAAAGGCTACAGTGAATACAGAAGTGAAGAGGCACCACATGATAATTCTTTCAATCCATTACAGCCCCCCATAGGAGCAAGTATAGAAGCACGTACAGAAGTGATGTACTTTCTGAAACTAACAATCTGCATGCTAAGCTCCACAGGAAAGGCGAAAATATGTACTTTTATTCTTCCAGGAATTTAAGTTAGACACTCTTGCAATTTAGCTGCATGAAAACTGAAGATTAAATAGATCAAGAgccttcttttcccctccctccctccccctccgTCCTGCCCCTAACAGGCCTCACTTACAGACTTAAGTAGAGCACTGCAGGCACATTCAGGGTACTTAAGACTATGATTGCATGCAATAATTGTTTCTGCAAGTTGCCAGCATAAAACAAGAGGTCAAGATTTAAATCCCCTAACCCATTAGTAATCAGCTTAATACATTTCCTAAAGCTagcgagaaaaaaaaaaaaaaaagaaaaaaaagtgtgagcAATACACCACCTGTTTCTATGGCTTGGGCTTCATTGGTCTTCCACTGCTCAGCTACATCATTTGCTAACGGATCATCTGGATTGGGAGCACTTAACAAAGCCTGGATTGATAGCAGAACTGTACGAATCTGCAAAGCTGGAGACCATTTATCTGAAGAGACAGTTATAGCAGTATGAAACACCACATGCATTATAAtccacacaaaacaaaacatgcttcCCTCTCTCAGATTAAAGAATAAGTAATCTCCTCTTGCAAACAAATGAAATCTCTCTTTAGAGTCAATCTACgaatttttgtatttgataaagaccaaaagaaagaaaataaggtaaCACTTACCTTTCAAAATATCTAAACATATTCTTCCCAGCTTGTCTACATTAGGATGATAAATTTTGGTCATGAAACGTACTTTAGGAGCTGCCATTGGATATTCTTCTGGAAGGAATAGTTCAAGTTTAAATGTCCCACCCTCAAAGGGGGAATCCTGTGGACCTGCAATGACCACGTGAAAATAACGTGCGTTGCTTTCATCTGGCTCTGCTTTTATTCCAGGAACAGGCTCTGCCAGCAAACGCTGGGTTTCCtagaagaagaaaggacagtgtaaaaaatacaaactatttaaaataacatagaCAGGCTGTAATTAAAAATGACAAGTAGTCATTACAATTAATTTACCCTTATCCACAGAAAATAGTGTTAAATGAATAGCTTAAAGTCAAGAAGACATCTGCAGAAAGAAGATCAGGATGTGGTAAACTGGTACGCATCTCCTCCAAGATCCCTCAACTATTGAGCTATTGTTACCGATTACCTTACACTACAGAGGCACACAATTAAGTCGGTTTGACAAATTTCTTAACATTTGATTACAGGACTGTCAAAACGCATTTTTCAATACACATAAAAGCTCCCTAGAGAACACTGCAGTGTCATGATATCATTTCCCTTTTTAGGAAAGAATCCTAATAAAAAAGAATCCATAAGTGAATAGTCAAAAGGCTTTATTGCTCCACACACAGTGTGCAAGATTTACTCTAACAAGAGTGGACTATTTTCctaaaatgaaagttttgcaCTAGAATCAGATCAAGCTCTGAAGAATTCAGAGTACTACTCTGCAGCAATACCAAGTGTATTATTAAGGGTATAAGCACATGGCTTTGGTTTGAGCACTTCCAGCCTGCACATAGCCACATTCAAAGTTACCACAGCAAACAGTAAGAGACAAACAAGTTGTTCTGTGAGCAGCAAGAGTGAGGAAGCCTGCTTTCCCCACACAGATTTGTGTTCTTTAATTCTTCTGCCTGCAACCCTAAAAATACCTCCTGTCACCggcaggaggaagccagagACAACACGACCGAGACAAATGTCCAGAGCTGCCCAAGTCCTGGCCGGGCGGCCCTCTGATGCGCTGAACAAAGAGACCTCGGCTAAATCCTGcacctcttcccctctcctctgctgccaggTTTCTCAAGTCTTGTAGGCACCATTCTGCTCTTTCTTATAAAAGCCTCTTGCAAAAGGGCACTAGGCAGGGCACCAGCAGACTAAGTAAGCCTCATTTCCTCAGGTATTTTTAAGCCCTACTTTTCCTCTAGGCTGTTTTCACTGGGTACAATTCATTTGATCATCATCTTTTGTTGTAACTTTCATAAAGAACAATTTTCCTGTCcctaatgaagaaaaacagcaacttGTAGgtacaaaattaatttgatttattATTCTACTTTTATAGTATATTACAGGCATCCAGAAGAGCATTAATATAACCACAAAATAGACAGACCACCTCTACTTGGATTAACACACTTTCCAAACATAACTGGACCCTAACAAGATAAacattctattaaaataaattcacacACCAtttaaatgctgtgcctgtcttgATGCAATTAAATAACACCTCATTTTagcaaaaatataatgaaaatatacataaaacGGGGAATTAATTGTAATTATGCCAAAATACCTATTACTCAACCCTGATATTTGTTGCTACAAATCATAATGTTTGACTTTTAAATATGCATacttcatatatatgtataaatatatatagttttgCTATTTGTTACAGTTAAGTATTATCTACTCACCGGCATTAGCTGCCAATGCCACTTACACACCTTACTGGAAGGATATCCAAGCTGCTCAAAACTGCCTACACTCACTTATAcccatatattttaaagtacacACAACTTCATAGCCCACTCAGAATTTGTATTCTGCCAACTATTCACTTGTAC encodes:
- the UBE2N gene encoding ubiquitin-conjugating enzyme E2 N; protein product: MAGLPRRIIKETQRLLAEPVPGIKAEPDESNARYFHVVIAGPQDSPFEGGTFKLELFLPEEYPMAAPKVRFMTKIYHPNVDKLGRICLDILKDKWSPALQIRTVLLSIQALLSAPNPDDPLANDVAEQWKTNEAQAIETARAWTRLYAMNNI